One window of Mucilaginibacter inviolabilis genomic DNA carries:
- a CDS encoding ThuA domain-containing protein, translating to MKKLFFICLLLSTTLLYAKSKPKVLIFCKTAGFHHNSIAVGVPAIMKLGQENNFDVDSTTDARKFTTTNLKQYAAVIFLSTTGNVLDDTQQTAFEQYIKAGGGFVGVHAATDTEYDWAWYGKLVGAYFKSHPKQQEATLHVVDRNFIATKHLPETWKRWDEWYNYKWIADDLHVLIKIDEKSYTGGENGDNHPMAWYHSFDGGRAFYTELGHTDESYADPLYLKHLLGGIQYAIGKK from the coding sequence ATGAAAAAACTATTTTTTATTTGTTTGCTATTAAGCACTACGCTGCTTTATGCAAAATCAAAACCCAAAGTCTTGATCTTTTGTAAAACGGCAGGCTTTCATCATAACTCGATAGCAGTTGGTGTACCGGCCATTATGAAACTGGGACAGGAGAATAACTTTGACGTAGACAGCACCACTGATGCCAGAAAATTTACCACGACCAATTTAAAGCAATATGCCGCGGTAATATTTTTAAGTACTACCGGTAATGTGTTGGATGACACTCAGCAAACCGCCTTTGAACAATACATTAAAGCAGGAGGAGGTTTTGTAGGTGTACACGCGGCTACCGATACCGAGTATGACTGGGCATGGTATGGCAAGCTGGTAGGTGCCTATTTTAAAAGTCACCCCAAACAACAGGAAGCTACGCTGCATGTGGTCGACCGTAATTTTATAGCCACCAAACATCTACCCGAAACCTGGAAACGCTGGGATGAATGGTACAACTATAAATGGATAGCTGATGATTTGCACGTACTGATTAAAATAGACGAGAAAAGCTACACAGGCGGAGAAAATGGCGATAATCATCCCATGGCCTGGTATCATAGCTTTGATGGCGGCAGGGCATTTTATACCGAATTGGGCCACACCGATGAATCATATGCAGATCCTTTGTATCTGAAACACCTTTTGGGTGGCATACAATATGCAATTGGCAAGAAATAA
- a CDS encoding GMC oxidoreductase, with protein MPLNNVNGKAKADNTYDAIVIGSGISGGWAAKELTEKGLKTIMLERGRNFEHIKDYKTANNNPWDMPHRGSPTQAQRKVRPVISRGWGAYEPIMDYWANEQDAPYTEVKPFNWWRSYQLGGRSILWGRQSYRWSDHDFEANAKDGWAIDWPIRYKDLAPWYDHVEKFAGVSGSLEGLEQLPDGHYLPPMDMNWVEKDVAARLKKNYNGTRHMIIGRSANLTAAIPGRTKCQFRNRCWEGCPFGGYFSTQSSTLPAALATGNLTVRPYSIVTKILYDKDTQKATGVEVLDAETNQTYEYYAKIVFLNASALNSAWVLMNSATDVWPDGLGSSSGELGHNIMDHHYNLGASGQVDGFEDKYYYGRRANGIYVVRFANLFGDKRDYLRGFGYQGGASRTGWSREIAELNIGAQYKDAITEPGGWEIGIGGFGELLPYHDNKITLDKTRKDKWGLPILAMDAIIRDNEHKMRIDIVKEAKEMLESAGVKNVKTHDRGHNVGDGIHEMGTARMGLDPKTSVLNAHNQVWDAKNVFCTDGAAMVSSACQNPSLTYMALTARAADFAVGELKKGNI; from the coding sequence ATGCCATTAAACAATGTAAACGGCAAGGCTAAAGCCGATAACACCTATGACGCTATAGTTATTGGCTCGGGTATTAGCGGCGGCTGGGCGGCTAAAGAATTAACCGAAAAAGGCCTCAAAACCATCATGCTGGAACGCGGACGGAATTTTGAGCATATCAAAGACTATAAAACGGCCAATAATAATCCCTGGGATATGCCGCACCGTGGCAGCCCTACACAGGCACAACGCAAGGTTAGACCCGTAATATCACGTGGCTGGGGTGCTTATGAACCAATTATGGATTATTGGGCCAATGAGCAAGATGCACCATATACCGAAGTTAAGCCATTTAATTGGTGGCGATCATACCAATTAGGCGGTCGCTCTATTTTGTGGGGCCGACAAAGCTACCGCTGGAGCGATCATGATTTTGAAGCAAACGCTAAAGATGGCTGGGCAATTGACTGGCCAATTCGTTATAAAGATCTGGCACCCTGGTATGATCATGTGGAGAAATTTGCAGGCGTAAGTGGCTCATTAGAAGGATTGGAGCAATTACCCGACGGGCATTACCTACCACCGATGGATATGAATTGGGTAGAAAAGGATGTAGCTGCCCGTCTTAAAAAGAATTATAACGGCACCCGGCATATGATCATCGGTCGTTCGGCCAATTTAACAGCAGCTATACCGGGCCGTACCAAATGCCAGTTCCGTAACCGTTGCTGGGAAGGCTGTCCTTTCGGCGGATATTTTAGCACGCAGTCTTCAACCTTACCGGCAGCTTTAGCTACCGGCAACCTAACCGTTAGACCGTACTCTATAGTTACTAAAATATTGTACGATAAGGATACTCAAAAAGCCACTGGTGTTGAAGTGCTTGATGCCGAAACCAACCAAACCTATGAGTATTACGCCAAGATTGTATTTCTGAACGCCTCGGCATTAAACAGTGCCTGGGTATTGATGAACTCGGCTACGGATGTTTGGCCCGATGGATTGGGTAGCAGCAGTGGCGAACTGGGGCATAACATTATGGATCATCACTACAACCTGGGCGCATCCGGTCAGGTAGATGGTTTTGAAGATAAATATTATTATGGCCGCAGGGCTAATGGTATCTATGTGGTAAGATTTGCTAATTTATTTGGCGACAAACGTGATTACTTGCGTGGTTTTGGCTACCAGGGCGGAGCGAGCCGTACAGGTTGGAGCCGGGAGATAGCGGAGTTAAATATCGGTGCGCAATATAAAGACGCCATAACAGAACCAGGAGGCTGGGAGATAGGCATTGGTGGTTTTGGTGAATTGCTGCCTTACCATGATAACAAAATCACCCTCGATAAAACCCGGAAGGACAAATGGGGGCTGCCTATTTTAGCCATGGATGCGATTATCAGGGATAACGAGCATAAAATGCGGATTGATATTGTAAAAGAAGCCAAAGAAATGCTGGAAAGTGCAGGTGTCAAAAATGTAAAAACGCACGATCGGGGCCACAATGTAGGTGATGGCATCCATGAAATGGGTACCGCCCGCATGGGACTTGATCCTAAAACATCCGTTTTAAACGCGCATAACCAGGTTTGGGATGCCAAAAATGTATTCTGTACCGATGGCGCAGCCATGGTTTCGTCAGCCTGCCAAAACCCATCATTAACCTATATGGCACTAACTGCCCGTGCGGCAGATTTTGCTGTTGGGGAGTTGAAGAAGGGGAATATATAG